One window of the Triticum dicoccoides isolate Atlit2015 ecotype Zavitan chromosome 3B, WEW_v2.0, whole genome shotgun sequence genome contains the following:
- the LOC119281300 gene encoding putative protein TPRXL isoform X2: MADDLPEPSEDVEEHRRHLLRLLQPAVRAGRRCFPGSSSSSTFGTAAVTASSSPRPASSLSSELAPGAPPASPASPMRIHSSSKHPPRPNRPSSSTTAAAAIAVDLHHRRLPASPSSSTASPGWWSPGARCHL, encoded by the exons ATGGCCGACGACCTCCCCGAGCCAAGCGAAGACGTCGAGGAGCATCGTCGGCATCTCCTGCGTCTACTACAGCCAGCAGTGCGAGCTGGGAGGCGTTGCTTCCCTGGATCCTCGTCGTCTTCCACCTTCGGCACCGCCGCCGTCACCGCCTCATCGTCTCCACGGCCAGCGTCGTCCCTTTCGTCCGAGCTTGCGCCAGGAGCTCCACCTGCCTCCCCTGCTTCCCCTATGCGGATCCACTCGAGCTCGAAGCACCCACCTCGACCGAATCGTCCGTCTTCCTCGACTACGGCCGCTGCGGCCATCGCCGTCGATCTGCACCACCGGCGCCTCCCGGCCTCGCCGAGCTCGTCCACGGCTTCCCCAGG atggtggagtccaggagccagatgccacctttga
- the LOC119281300 gene encoding putative protein TPRXL isoform X3: MADDLPEPSEDVEEHRRHLLRLLQPAVRAGRRCFPGSSSSSTFGTAAVTASSSPRPASSLSSELAPGAPPASPASPMRIHSSSKHPPRPNRPSSSTTAAAAIAVDLHHRRLPASPSSSTASPGPRD, encoded by the exons ATGGCCGACGACCTCCCCGAGCCAAGCGAAGACGTCGAGGAGCATCGTCGGCATCTCCTGCGTCTACTACAGCCAGCAGTGCGAGCTGGGAGGCGTTGCTTCCCTGGATCCTCGTCGTCTTCCACCTTCGGCACCGCCGCCGTCACCGCCTCATCGTCTCCACGGCCAGCGTCGTCCCTTTCGTCCGAGCTTGCGCCAGGAGCTCCACCTGCCTCCCCTGCTTCCCCTATGCGGATCCACTCGAGCTCGAAGCACCCACCTCGACCGAATCGTCCGTCTTCCTCGACTACGGCCGCTGCGGCCATCGCCGTCGATCTGCACCACCGGCGCCTCCCGGCCTCGCCGAGCTCGTCCACGGCTTCCCCAGG acctcgagactga